One Nitrospirota bacterium genomic region harbors:
- a CDS encoding polymer-forming cytoskeletal protein: protein MDLIRKKNGPPPSEENITFLARGVELRGAIRVDGTVRIDGLLEGEIHTKGTVVVGDEGIVRGTVNTGTFVSSGKVKANVNATEKVQLLKPGVLIGEVRAPIFSIEEGAYFQGLSDMGPCPWTDQSPQASGNVHDLTAHRSKAPAVSEKRSDL from the coding sequence GTGGACCTTATCAGGAAGAAGAACGGACCTCCTCCGTCCGAAGAAAACATCACGTTCCTGGCGCGCGGCGTGGAGCTGAGAGGCGCAATCCGCGTCGACGGCACGGTGCGGATCGACGGGCTCCTCGAAGGCGAGATTCACACCAAGGGCACGGTGGTGGTCGGCGACGAGGGCATCGTGCGGGGCACCGTCAACACCGGCACCTTCGTGAGCAGCGGCAAGGTCAAGGCGAACGTGAACGCGACGGAGAAGGTGCAACTGCTGAAGCCGGGCGTGTTGATCGGCGAAGTGCGCGCGCCGATCTTCTCGATCGAGGAGGGCGCCTATTTCCAAGGGCTCTCGGACATGGGGCCCTGTCCCTGGACCGACCAGTCGCCGCAAGCCTCCGGCAACGTGCACGACCTCACCGCCCACCGCAGCAAAGCTCCGGCCGTCTCCGAGAAGCGGTCCGATCTCTGA
- a CDS encoding DUF3365 domain-containing protein: protein MNGFRRAGDGCALAAVVAAGLGVAAVALHAKDAGSLPAGIPPEKVADYVHSVIQADRTIYTTMVVNRMQEKGIVNAEEHWEQNNALPLPAQFLQHSGKLVAEGGGGIRYRLISLWPIYQRNAPATPLERKALETVSAQPDRPFTGIVTSGRKRYFQAVYADRAVSKVCVSCHNSHPLSPKRDFKLNDVMGGIAITIPLE, encoded by the coding sequence ATGAACGGGTTCAGGAGAGCGGGCGACGGCTGCGCGCTCGCCGCCGTCGTCGCAGCAGGTCTCGGTGTCGCCGCCGTCGCGTTGCACGCCAAAGACGCCGGCAGCCTTCCGGCCGGCATCCCGCCGGAAAAAGTCGCCGATTACGTCCACTCGGTGATCCAGGCGGATCGCACCATTTACACGACGATGGTCGTCAATCGGATGCAGGAGAAGGGCATCGTGAACGCCGAAGAACATTGGGAGCAGAACAACGCGCTTCCCTTGCCCGCTCAGTTCCTCCAGCATTCCGGCAAGCTGGTCGCCGAAGGCGGCGGCGGAATCCGCTACCGGTTGATCAGCCTGTGGCCGATCTACCAACGGAACGCGCCGGCGACCCCGCTGGAACGCAAGGCGTTGGAAACGGTCAGCGCCCAACCGGACCGCCCGTTCACCGGCATCGTCACGAGCGGCCGCAAACGATATTTTCAGGCCGTGTACGCCGACCGCGCCGTCTCGAAGGTCTGCGTGAGCTGTCACAACAGCCACCCGTTGAGCCCCAAGCGCGACTTCAAGCTGAACGACGTGATGGGCGGCATTGCGATCACGATCCCGCTGGAGTAG
- a CDS encoding 5-formyltetrahydrofolate cyclo-ligase, protein MSRTLGAQRFATKADARQAVWDRLQQNGAARFPFPPHGRIPNFAGAKEAARRLFELEPWKTAKRIKVNPDAPQRYVREEALRRGIVVFVPTPRLRAGFTRLDPAEIPEDKIAEAAALSTSRAWAEEVPLTDLPRLDAIVCGSVAVTREGRRCGKGEGYSDLEYAILRELGHPPVPVATTVHDLQLVDEFPRNETDLPLSVIVTPTQTITVTDPPPPPAGIAWGRLTENDFEDMPILEDLRRLKRIQPTLFSTGLASRTLWAGRSGRGRTNAGRKKRR, encoded by the coding sequence TTGTCACGAACCTTGGGTGCGCAGCGATTTGCGACGAAAGCCGACGCGCGGCAGGCAGTCTGGGATCGGTTGCAGCAGAACGGGGCGGCCCGCTTCCCGTTTCCTCCGCACGGGCGCATTCCCAATTTCGCCGGCGCAAAAGAAGCGGCGCGGCGCCTGTTCGAGCTGGAGCCGTGGAAGACGGCCAAGCGGATCAAGGTGAACCCGGACGCGCCGCAGCGGTACGTCCGCGAAGAAGCGCTTCGCCGGGGGATCGTCGTGTTCGTACCGACGCCGCGCCTGCGGGCCGGCTTCACGCGGCTCGATCCCGCTGAGATCCCGGAAGACAAGATCGCCGAGGCGGCGGCGCTCTCGACCAGCCGGGCATGGGCGGAAGAGGTGCCGCTGACAGACCTGCCCAGGCTGGATGCGATCGTGTGCGGATCGGTCGCCGTCACGCGCGAGGGGCGGCGTTGCGGCAAAGGCGAAGGCTACAGCGACTTGGAATACGCGATCCTCCGCGAACTCGGCCATCCGCCGGTGCCGGTCGCGACCACCGTTCATGACCTGCAGCTCGTCGACGAGTTTCCCCGGAACGAGACCGATCTTCCGCTCTCGGTCATCGTTACCCCGACGCAGACGATTACCGTCACGGACCCGCCGCCTCCGCCCGCAGGCATCGCGTGGGGCCGGTTGACCGAGAACGACTTCGAGGACATGCCGATCCTGGAGGACCTTCGCCGTTTGAAGAGAATCCAGCCGACTCTGTTTTCCACCGGACTGGCGTCGCGCACGCTTTGGGCCGGACGGAGCGGCCGTGGCCGCACGAATGCCGGTCGAAAGAAACGACGATAA
- a CDS encoding AI-2E family transporter, with amino-acid sequence MTRQQLFSLAFFAVLVLLLYQIALMFRPFLFPILWAIILAHLTFPIHARLSSWMRGRETLSAVLLTLAIIALVVVPLLLLGVMLVKEARGAEQAVRGWIVSGGIERLPDQLARLPIGGDLLREAIRQAETKQGNLESFFLSSARTVSEFLVNEVSDLIRNVFLLVADFLVMVVTLFFFFKDGRRWLSSAYELIPLDAAHKQKIFLRLDQTVRAVVKGLLLTAVAQGLLAGAAYWALNVPFPVVLTALTMLLAPLPFGGTALVWVPVALYLFWVGPVGKALVMLAWGAGVVTMVDNILKPVLIGQGAQIPVFLLMFSVLGGLALYGVIGIFLGPILAGLLITTLQIYREEYHSLEHS; translated from the coding sequence ATGACCCGACAACAACTCTTTTCGCTCGCCTTTTTCGCCGTGCTGGTGCTGTTGCTGTACCAGATCGCGCTGATGTTCCGCCCGTTCCTCTTTCCCATCCTGTGGGCGATCATTCTGGCACACCTGACCTTTCCGATTCACGCGAGGCTGTCATCCTGGATGCGAGGCAGGGAGACCCTCTCCGCGGTGCTGCTGACGCTGGCCATCATCGCGCTCGTCGTGGTGCCGCTGCTGCTCCTGGGCGTGATGCTGGTCAAGGAAGCGCGCGGCGCGGAACAGGCGGTGCGGGGCTGGATCGTGTCCGGCGGCATCGAACGGCTGCCCGACCAGTTGGCGCGGCTGCCGATCGGAGGGGACCTGCTCAGGGAGGCGATCAGGCAGGCCGAAACGAAGCAGGGGAACCTGGAGTCGTTCTTCCTCTCCAGCGCGAGGACGGTGAGCGAGTTTCTCGTGAATGAGGTCAGTGACCTCATCCGGAACGTGTTCCTTCTCGTCGCGGATTTTCTGGTCATGGTCGTCACCCTGTTTTTCTTCTTCAAGGACGGCAGACGATGGCTGTCTTCCGCGTACGAACTCATTCCACTCGACGCCGCGCACAAGCAGAAAATCTTCCTGCGGTTGGATCAAACGGTTCGGGCGGTGGTGAAGGGGTTGTTGCTGACCGCCGTCGCTCAGGGGCTCCTGGCCGGCGCGGCGTATTGGGCGCTCAACGTGCCGTTTCCGGTCGTGCTCACGGCATTGACGATGCTGCTTGCGCCGTTGCCGTTCGGGGGAACGGCGTTGGTGTGGGTGCCCGTCGCGCTGTATCTCTTCTGGGTCGGGCCGGTCGGGAAGGCGCTGGTGATGCTGGCCTGGGGCGCCGGCGTCGTCACCATGGTGGATAACATCCTCAAGCCCGTGTTGATCGGGCAGGGAGCGCAGATTCCGGTCTTTCTCTTGATGTTCAGCGTGCTCGGCGGGCTCGCGTTGTACGGCGTGATCGGCATCTTTCTCGGCCCGATCCTGGCTGGCCTGCTGATCACGACCCTCCAGATCTACCGCGAGGAATACCATTCTCTGGAACATTCGTGA